In Zingiber officinale cultivar Zhangliang chromosome 1A, Zo_v1.1, whole genome shotgun sequence, the DNA window ATTTCGTTGGACTGGTTTAccaagatttatttttttttgcgcACTTGGTCCATAGAAATTTCCTATCGATTATTAGAAAAAATCAAGAATGATTAATTAAGCTGGATAATATTGACTCTTGATCAGTCTAATCTTatgaaattttttaagaaaatttaaaagttcttACAACAAATAATCTATTAGTTCATCATTTTTAgaataattatatattaaataaaatttattcattAATTCATCCTTAAAACTTTATCTCTACAAATTAAGATGTTTTGTCATTGCACCATTGCATTCGGACTAGTTTACCTATGTTGTTGTAGTAAGCTTCTCTTGCACTCTTAGGTATAGGGGTATGTAAAAATTTTGTTAATGAAAATTTTCTCCATTTACTTCAGATAAGATGGATATTATATCTTTTCTATTATTTACTTGATTAAAACAAGAGGTGGATGGATTTATAAGGTGGATGGATTTATAAATCCATCCGCTCATTCACTTATGAACAAAATTTTATCCAATCAAAATCAGACGAAACGCCTCTTTCCATCCTTCCTTGTCACGCTACCCTTAAGAACATGTGTGGCCTAATGTAGCTGCCTCTGCCACTTCCAGATCTTGAGGCGGAGCTTGACGGTGCAGTCATCCCTTGGCGAGGCAACGCCCGCCTTCTTCCCCGCTGGCAATGTCACGCTAAGCCCTTCGCACAACACCTTCATGTCGATCTGTTTCGTCTTCAGCCCGCCAATATTCACGCCGGTCTCTACCTCCACCCATCGCAGTTCCACTGCAAGCCTGACGTCGTCGCATTGTCCAATGCTTGACTGGAGATGGAAGCCAACGCAGAGGGAGGGGTCACGCTCCCCATGTCCTGGACGAACGTACGGAAGGGTCTGTCGCCGAGGTTGGAGCGCACCGAAGAGGTTGGAGAAGGCGATGGGGTCGTAGTGGTAGACGAGCTTCTTGTTGGAGTTGCAGGAGGTGATGTTAAGGTCGAGGTAGGCGGTAAATGGAATAGAAATTGCTACCGGTGAGAGCAACGAGGATGATGATGGCAAAGAAAATGCCGCCGCCAAGCACGGCGAAGAGCATGACGGCTGGTGAGCGGCGTCGGTCGCTTGGGCCTTGGTGGGCGGGAAGGCCGGGGGGCCTCCGGGGTGGGTGGTGGGCTTGGAGGGAGGAGGGTAGATGTCGTCGGTCATCGCCGTTGCTTCTCTTGAATTTCTCAACGGTACCTCTTCTGCCGGTGAGTGAGAGTAGCAAGAAAGGAGATctaaagaggaagaaagaagaaaaagtagaagaagggagaaggagaaaAGGCTATTGCATCCTGATTTCTCAGGAGGAGATGAATCTAGCGGAGATGAAAGGGAAGTCCTCATCATGCTCGATGATAGTGAAAGAAAGAacctttctttttctctccctttgagagattcttttctcttcccttctaattttttccttttctcttccttcctcacaggatttttttttcctttaataattcctttccttttataatccaCACCTCCGAATAAACATAGCATAATTCTATCGAATCGACTGAAAAAATCagtttgattattttattttttaataagaaatatttttttttagttaatgTGATCaaagttttgatttttaaatttcttattcaaataaattaaacaaaccaaaatacaaacacaAATTGCTAAATCTATTAtgattcaattaaaaaaattaatttctattaaatccatcattattttttaaaaaatgattaatttgAATTGTTTGAAAAGACATTCTATCTGTTACCACTCTATCAAATTTGTGGGGACTAAATGAATTAATTACATGTGACAAAAGACGAAATCGTTCGTCCCCAGCGTCCTCATCGTACCcgacccaaggtcatcacgagggaggtaaatcacaacatcctgagcgagcatgtgacagatggggtgagttgcacagggaccaGGGATATATGTCCCGACTACCTTAAGTTTTgaccccgcgacctcatgtggTAACCATCCCACCAGATACCAACTCGGATGATCTGTCATGAATCAAGTGAAAAGTGTGTTGACCATCAAATTCAAGGAGTTCAATATACTTGTAAAGTTTGCCATTAAGCTATGCGTAaaacattaatttaaaatttccaaCAAAAAGCCGTCGCTCAAAGACTCGAGTAATGGCCTCAGTAATTAAAAGCTATTCTAAGAAGCTAGCAGAGATTAATAAATCTCGCGTCGTGTAATGCACATCAATGAGAAGAAGGGAACAGGGGCATTCTGTTTCTCTGCCGCTCCACGCTATAAGAAGTCCAACCCCTCGCGAACTCTTTCCTTCATCATCAGATCAATGGCTTCCCAGCTGATCGAGGAGCAGCGCAGGGGCGCCGAGATCCACAAGGGGCACGGCGTCTGCAGGCAGCACCTAGTGCCGTTGCTCAAGGACCTCTCCCTCCCCAAGGGCATTTTGCCGCTGGCTGacacagaggaagaagaagagccacATGTTCGAGAAGATCAAGCAGCTGCTGCCGAGAAGAGCTTCCTTTAATTGCCAAGTTGCTTCTGAACATGTATATGCAACCATGTAAGCTTAATCTAAacttcgtgatttacctccttatCTTTTACCACATGTAAGCTTAACCTGTCTCTGCATAAATTTAAGGAATAAATTTGATTTTCTACTAATTCTATATTGAATCATTTGTGATTaacatatataaataaaatttatcagtTATGATCATCAATAAACCCTTATTAAATTTGTAAATACAccaataaatttataatatcaaACTTACTGATCAGCTAAAacatttaaatataaaaaatttaaatgatcaGATACCCTCTATCATTTATATGCAGACAAGAGAGGTGGATGGAAAAGTCGTGCATGGGAGTTTAATCTCACGTTGGGGAGTATGGTTGAGGTCGATTTACCCTCTATCACAGGTATTGAAGttgttataatttttattttttttgataaagtaTCCGGATCTTATAATCCGATCAATCCTAGGATAAACGGTCTAGCCCCACATTCGGCCCACTAAGTAAATTTAGGAAGCGCGGTGTCTCTTGACGTACAAGCATTGAAGTTGTGAATATATGTATAACGGTGTAAAATCAGAATCCAGAttgcattaaatcaaattgaattgTGTACGAGTTTGATCTATGTGTGTCGAATATCAAATCGATCGGGATATAATTTACCCAAGCAAAATCAACTAATATTTTATCACTCAAATTATTCTTTTGCTTATTGCTTAAGTATAACAGAGGTATTAATGGAGGATCTATAACCATCAGGTGAAACAGTCGACCATTGATGACTGACAATGAATGATCTTGATTCAACCATTTATTGTAGCTAAAGATTTGAGTGTTAGTGCAATCAACCTTCAagatttcgatatttgacaatatacgtATGTCTGGTCAAGTTTGACTAAGGGATTAATCTAAACAGAACTTGATGTTTGAAAGTGAGCTAAGTCTAGTCAGGTCAAATGTTAATTAGATGACTAGCAAATGTAAAGTCTAGTTAGGTCAAAAGCTGAATGCATGACTAGTAAGAAAAAGTCCAAATagatcaaggatgaccggatgcttgacAAAAGAAAGTTCTAGCATGATGTTAGACAAGGGTAAGTCCAAGCTAAGCGGGTCTGGAGGACTGGAGGCTTGACAAAGATAAATCTTAGAATAGTGAACCTTAGGTGGTGAGATCCTAAGGAGTGGACCTTAGGCAGTAAAGTCTTCGAGGAAGTTCAAGCAAGAAGTCTAGTAGGTCGAGTAGATTTACTGAATTTGGTTTGATACCAAGGGGGTGATCCTTAGGTGGTAGTCTTGGAAAAGTGAACTTTAAGTAAGAGATAAGTCAATAGGTCAGGTAGACTTATAGGATTATGTTTGCTTATTTTATTGTGTTTGTATGCTTATCTTGTAGGATCTTGAAGCTAGAAGCAAGAAGCAAGAAAGAAAGCAGACaaaggcagctgaatgcagtcgAACTAAGTTCAGGGTGAACTGGACTTGACTCAAGTTGAACTGAACACAAGTTGTTTCGGTTAATCTATCTCAAGGATCACTAGATTGAACCCAAGTATCGGTAGACTGATCCCATGGATCGGTAAATTGATCGGGTTCAGTTGACAAGGTTTAAGTCTAGACTCAAATTGATGACATGGTCTGGTTTGATAGACTGATCTCCAAGATCAATAGACGATCAATATGATAATGATAAGATCTAGATGTCAGGAGGTCATGACCATGAGCAAAAGAGCAGCACAAGAGCAAACGGAAAAAGTAAAGAAACTCCATCCACTTTCATTTCCCCCTCCCTTCCTTTCTTTCTATCGTGCACTTTGCTTGGCAGCTCTATCCATGATAGCATTTGGGTGTATGCTCAGCTCACTACAAATAACTAGTGTTTGGTTGCATATATGGttgttgttggagcaatctagtgaccctaggttttgatatttgggcaaagtccaagtgtgatcttggcaaaggaggaaagctCAAGGATGAGtcttagcggtgtaagtccaagcatgtagtcttggcaacataagtccaagtgtgacttgacaatggatgaagtcccggaggcgcgatctCTTGACAAACGAAGACTCGACAACAATGAtaaggtcgatggaagctccagaaagcaagacgtgaaggatgaggagacaTTCGAGAGGCgcaaggctgatagaggaggctagaaggctaggtctaggttggtcaggcGAGGATGAGTGGCAAGTGAATATACTCGGAGATTAAATCCTAcgattagggttttactgtagcgttaatGTAGTGTACTATAGCAGTACTATAGTAGTTGACTAGTGTTTTCATCAATTAACTGGTAGCCGACCGTTggcttgtaacggtcgaatttcacttaggaccagtcgactggtggttgtacTAATCGACTGGTGGCGGGAAAAATAGTAGGTGTTTTCCTCTCGagatctatttaatagagctcggggtgcttggccaaggttgacaaaaatagaggtggttaacccctattagagtctccaaggtattcttgagtgatcaagagcttgtgcgagtttgtggcgaggtttctccacccacaaggagttactcgagctagccagaggttttccggggagtcattcaccgacggatcgggatcgtccaccttacggacagctgtggagtagtagtttcatctccgaaccacgttaaacaacgtgttaagTTTGTCTTCTTTTGTTAGTATTTgtcttatatttccgctgtgcacactaaccattgcAGGAAGCGACGTTTTGGGTGAAATAGTATTCACTCCTCCTCTAGCGGGcgtcaaggtcctaacaattggtatcaaagtgggtcactcttctacggactaatccTCGAGGGAGCAAAGCGCTAGAGGAAGATGGAGTACGAAGGCCCtctaggatgggatatccgaatcccacctccatacgatcgAGATAATTTCGAGTCTTGGAGGAAGCGGTTaaagacttggttccaaatggattaaaACCAATGGATTATGTTGGAGGAACCGtttgaagctccaacggataAGAAAGGAAAGCGCCTCTGGCTTCGgtattggaccgaggagcaaaaggagcaatcggaggcggacaaggaggtaactagaattttgattaatttattacctcttaaTTTGGTATTGAATGcaggtgaatacaagaacgcaagcgacctttggaaaaaggtaattgtgcTTCATGAGGATCCTACAAAACTCCAAGTAGTGGAGGAGcacaaggagaagggctcattggtctaaGGGGAGAAGGACCAATTGGATGTTGACATGTATTCAACAtccgaggaagagaaggaagatgaggaggtatcatccataTCTTcaaaggaggaagaagtggaatcatccacatcttaAAGTGAGCTTACAGTAATTTTGAGCAcaaaatgtctctgtaagctcattttgatgatgtTAGTCAACTGAAACTTATAGCAGTCAACTGATATGGTCTGAAAATATTTtccagcattagaaaatgaccaaaagagtggtgaacatgcatgtaatcttatgggagattaatacatgatgttcatggtcattagaggtcaaagagtccaataattgagatattgttggagctctttttgatatattacaaagggagagaagtttaggtttaagtgggaaacctacatacttttgcaagaaatcctaactcaagggggagcttagatgaagggggagcgattgctcatttatttgcaaagggggagaagttttcCTTTTGCGGGAGAGATTAGGTGAAGGGGGGAGCCtaagattaggttccatgatttatgcatgtgtagattgcttgtttatttgcattattattgctatattatttccctaacttaaacgggttgtcaaacatcaaaaagggagagattgttggagcaatctagtgaccctaggttttgatatttgagcaaagatttaagttagatttattattatatttgatatgcattgtaagTATGCatgatataggtacaacaaggaaagtccaagtgtgatcttggcaaaggaggaaaatccaaggatgagccttgacggtgtaagtccaagcatgtagtcttggcaacgtaagtccaagtgtgacttggcaatggatgaagtctcggaggcgcgacctcttggcaaaggaagagccgacaacaatgacaaggccgatggaaccTCCAAAAGGCaatacgtgaaggatggggaggcatccgagggacgcaaggctgatggaggaagcTAGAAGGTTAGGTTTAGGTTGGTCGGACAaggacgagtgttgagtgaatatactcgggggttaaatcctaggattaggattttactgtagcattactgtagcattactgtagcgttactgtagcagtattgtagcagttgactagtgttttcatcagtcgactggtagtcgacCATTGgcttgtaacggtcaaatttcacttaggaccagtcgactgatggcggGAAAAATAGTAGGTGTTTTCCTCCCgaactctatttaatagagctcggggtgcttggccaaggttgatgaaaatagaggtggttaacccctattagaatctccaaggtcttcttgagtgatcaagagcttATGCGAgtttatggcgaggtttctccacccacaaggagctacttgagctagccgaaggtttttcgaggagtcatccaccgatggatcgagatcgtccacctcacggacagtcgtggagtaggagtttcatttccgaaccacgttaaacaacgtgttagatTTGCCTTCTTTTGTTAGTGTttgtcttgtatttccgctgtgcacattaaccattgtaggaagtgaCGTTTTGAGTGAGACGATATTCACCCTCCctttagcggacgtcaaggtcctaaaGTTGTATCATTATATCCTGGGAAACAAACGTTTGACGCGACTTATAAGCATCAACGAAGGGGATGAATTTGTTTAAGAAAACTATGTCAAATGCAGACCTTGGCCTTTCATTTTCCCAACTGGATAACCCATTTAGACTTGGCCAAGTCAACATTCGACGACTCTGCCGACTCGGTAGTTGTATGATACAACAACTCGATAACTTGGTAGCTCGAGCATTTGGCAACTCAGGCACTTGGCATCGCAACTTAACATTTGGCAGCTTAGGCACTAGGCATCTCGACTCAACTCTCGATAGCTTGGGTATTCTCTAGGTCTAGTTAGGCCCGCtgaaagagggggggggggggggggggttgaataaccttgCACCTTAAAATTATCTTTCTCTTGTAATAGAACTTAGCAATGACACACACTTAGTTAATTAGAAGAAAGTAACAGACTAGAGATTACTTGGTTTGCATCTAGATAGTTGTTAGTCCAAGAACTATGTGAAAACACTACTAAAGACTCCTTTGAGCCAAGCGTTGGAGGTGGAGTAACCTTTTACAGAAGTGAAAGCACAAACAAAACAAAATAGAATTTAGATATTACAGAGTGTGTTGTGCTAGACTTCGAGCACCAGCGTTCTATTTATAACTCATTGGTCGAAGTTAGCCATTGACTGGCATAGCAGCTCCCGGACACCTAGACCTGGTTTGAGCGCCTGGATTGGGTCGATCTGATCCACTCTGTAACAGCTTCTTTTCCGGAGGTTATCGCTTCTCGGGCACCTAGAGTCTGCTGACATGGACTCCAGTGTTGATCCTCGCTGCTCGCTGTAATGGCTCGTTGATCTAGCCAAGATTGCTCTGGGTGCCTAGAcctggtccaggcacctggactggGTCACCTTCCAGGTCGACCAATTTTTCGTCTGGTCGCTTGAGTGATACTCTGAgcgtccagagttgagctcacccgaacccaattctggtcttctcctcgagcaatcttccttcatggcttctcgtctctcaaaaGTGTCACGTTCTTCTCGTTCGCCCGTATACTCTTctgtagcttctcgtccctctgatgcaccgagctcgtcaacTCGTttcttgtgtcatccttctcactcgtTACATCTTCCgatcaacttcttgtgctcctaagtctctacacacttagacacaaggcataaaAAAGTGCAGagtctaacttaactcgattAATCACATTAAAATCAACTCGGGATAtttacaatctccccttttttgatgtgtattaatccaaattaaattagggtaaaaaatataaacaaataaatttgcaattattacaataaataaatgtgcaataaataaaagaaaaaaatcaagCAATAAATGTGCAATAAAAAGCGTaataaatataagaaaaaaattctATACCTCACATTAACTTAATCTCTAATTTCTCCTTGATGATATCAAAACCTTGTTagaaaaaatatgaaatatttcaaaaattatcagAACTTTTTCTAAggattttaaacataattttcaGTTATATGTCTTTttatgaaattgattttcaaaaggaataatttttatcaattaatccataattttacaaaaataatttaaaattattttaaagttttaaaaatcctgattttttttaataataattataagcaTTCGAAACATGATAACAATTTTCATacacaaatattttttattttaatcataACAAATATTCTTGAATAAcaataatcaatttcaaaattaaatgataaaaactAGAATTTGTCATCTAAAAATCTTgctgatttttttaaatattaaaaatataaccGTCTTAAgctgaaaaattaagtttttcaaaattaatccccgagaaattttaaattttaaattttttttatcaagaattcatagaaaattaattactaatcgaaaaattttaaattttttttttatactaactgctAATCCATTTGTGTATCAAAGAAAAAATTTCAACAgaaaacatgaatagaaaatttatgaaataattaattttgctaattaaattaaattaaattaatatttaagtatgcaaataaaatcaatttaacaGTTTAGAACAAATTTAggaacttaaactaaattcatacctactaaatttatcaaatatttttttagaaatataattTCTAGCTATGTTTATAATTTGGCTCATATAATTTCTAATATACTAATTTAGCCcttcaataattttaaaatttgaaattgatgAAAAATTTACATCATTCTTTTAGTAATTCTATTTGctcttttagttttgaattttcatttttaattttgtcAAAATATTCTACTAAGGAGACAAGACTTTCTTTGAATCTAAATATTTTGTCTTAGTTTTACAAAGTGATCTACTTAGCATTTTTATAGCTTCATATAATTGATCGGAGGGTAGAAATCGTAtcttacttatcatgtcataCTTGTAGGTAGATGCTCGCCCTTTATCATTGTTTGATTCCGAAGTggcttcgtcttcttcttcttggtaacTCGTTGAATGATGACGTTTCATCCCAAACTGTCTTAAGGTTCTTGTGTCTTGACCTTCtatttttctcctttcctttgcTTTTCAGCTTCAAGCAGTTATCTTTGATATGTCATTCTTCTTGACAGTTGTAGCACCAAACTTTCCTTTTGCTTCAGATTATCTTTGTTTCCTGTTTCTTatcaaatttattagttttaaaaaatttactaaaCTTCCTTACCATGTAGGTTTCTTCGTTTTCATCGAGTAACGATTTTGAGTCTAGATCGATCTTCTTAGCTTTGAATGCTAAGTTCTAACATGACTCCTTTTTTTTCTTAGGCCTGCACATcgagtttcatgtaattctaaggtcgaaaaaaaactttctaaagtacttatatTAAGattcttagagatgtagtaagaatATATTATCGATGTTCAGTCCGAGGTTCTTGAGAACGCATTAAGTGCATATCTTAATGAGTCttgattttttattatttctctGAGGTTGATGATTCTAATAATCAACTCCTTTAGTTTGGCAATAGCTGAGCAACCATTTCCCCTTCTTCAAGCCGAAGGTTACTGAGTTGGTTCTGGAGCAGATCTCGTCTTGTGAATTTAGTCTCCGAAGTTCTTTCGTGTAACTTCAAGAATTTCTCTTAGAGTTCTTTGGAAGATTCATAGGCGCTGATCCGATTGACTTCATGTGACGATAGTACGTTCAACATATGGAACTCTGCTTTTTTGTTGGCCAGAAAGTTGGCATGCTCCTTTTGCTCCAAAGTTGCTCTTCTTTTTTGTCGTCGTGTTGATTTCTGGGTgatacaaaatcatatttgatagttaataagatatcaaaatttattttaaaaaatacctccatttctTTTTCCAAATTGTGAAATCCTCCTCGAACTTTTATGGATGAATGTTTGATCCGACCATCTTTTCATTACTTCAGTTGATAGTTAGGGGTGTAATCAAGTCGAGCCGagtcgaactcttggatgtttgagtttgactcgtttataattgagctcgagctcgagctttatttaacgaatatattcatgactcacgagcttattcaagcttttatcgagtctaaatgagcttaataaatataaattataaatttaaatattcattaaaaactaaattatatatttttaaaaaattacaatattcttgttaaaatttataattttattctaataaataaatttaatatatttgtctatatttttcataagtagagtgtaaaatctataaatttaatatcaaaactattattttttgtatttaaaagttaatttatgagcttaacgaacatgttcacgagctaacgagctgaatattgtgaagcttgaacttggtttgtttatcttaacgagcctcattaaacgagctcaaatgagattttatcgaatcgagcttcgaataacttacgagcggcttggctcatttacacccctattgacagttagtccttctaaagcgtATCTTACTCTAATATCACTTGTAGGTCTAGTTAggttggctagaggggggtgaacaaCCCTGCACGTTAAAATTATCTTTCTCTTGCTATAGAACTTACAAGGACACACACTTAATTAATTAGAAACAAAACAGATAAAAATAGAGTGAGAGACTAGAGATTACTTGGGTTACAACCAGATATTTGCTAGTCCAAGAACTATGTAAAAGCACTACTAAAGACTCATTCGAGCAAAGTGTCGGTGGCGGAGTAGTCTCTTATAGAAGTGAGAGCACAaacaaaatgaaatagaattTAGAGATTACAGAGTGTGTTGTGCTAGACTTCAAgcaccagagctctatttataactCACTGGTCGAAGTTAACCGTTGACTGACGTGGCAGCTCCTGGACGTCTGGACTGGGTCGATTCGATCCACTCTACAACGGCTTCTTTTCTAGAGGTTATCACTTCCGAGGTGATTGGACCCGATTTGGGAGCCTGAAGTCAGTTGGCATGGACTCCAGTGTTGATCATTGCTGCTCGCTGCAACAACTCGCTGATCTAGCCAAGACTGTTATGGACACTAGACTTTTAGGTTGACCGATTTTTTGTCTAGTCATTTGGGTAATACTCCGGCcgtccaaagttgagctcactcgaacccaactccgaTTTTCTCCTCAAACAATCATTCTCCCCtacttctcgtccttcggaagtACCGCACGCATCCTTCTTGTCCGCTgttgtactcttctgtagctcctcgtccctcagatgcaccgagcccatcgactcacttcctatgtcatccttctcgatcactgtgtctttcactcgacttcttctGCTCCTAAGTCCTTACACACTTAGATGTGAGACATCAAAAAGGGCagagcctaacttaactcggttgatcatatcaaaatcaacCCAGGATACTTATACATTCGACGTCCGAATTTGGTAAGTCGCTAGAGCCACAGTCGGCTTCCCACTCGAACTCAGGAAGCACTCGGGCTGCTTGGACCTTGTGGCACTCGGGACTACCCAGGAACACCGCTTGGGCAATCTAGCAGATTGGCCTAAATAACCCAAACTGATAGCTTCAGATTATCAACTTAAGTTATCTCGATAGATAAGTTTGGTTTCAGATAAGTatgattttaattgtaatttcaattcagATTATTTCACTGTAACTCTTATAAATATCTCGGTATAAACAATTTTAAATAAACTTTAACTTACTTTAACTCGTCCAAAGTATCAGTTCGGATCTCTTActctataatccttgatcctctcCTGGTCCCTTCCAAAACCACACTCTAGATGCCTTTTTTTTACGCTCATAGCCTAACTTCTGACAAAGAACACCACGCTcaacatacttaagcataaaaaCAACACCAATTTATGAAAAAacattattttaagttttttttcgtCGAAATTTACTAGCTTTgattgaatttatatttttttttcataaattggTATTGTTTCTAAGCTTAAGTATGTTAAGTGTGGTATTGTTTGTCAAAATTTAGACTATGAgcgtaaaaaaataatatttggagTGTGTCATTTTGTAAAGGACTGGAAAAAAATCAAAGATTATACACCGGGTGATCGGAACTACTACAAGTATCGAAAAGAAAGTTAAACATCTTTTCAAACACAATGAAtacatttaaaaattcaaaaatattaaaataaagattatattattatttaaggaaaaaactaatcaatcaaccttaaaaatttaggaaaaaaattaaataagagtcttttttttaattatttttaaaaaatttaaaatatatcttaTCATTAGAAGCATCTTGGTTCTCCTGCAACTGTGGGAGATAAGGCGGTGCGAGTAGTTAACAACAATCACCTCTCATCTAAGTACAATTAATTATGAGCTTCATGGAAGTTTGAAGTCCTTGATTTCTTTTATTATCTACTTATAATAATTATAGATGACCCTTTATTCTCATATTACTACTAATATAAATGAGTGCTAAATGCACAAACAAGTTCAAATCAGCTAGTTATTGAACTGTGAAAAGTTGTAGGAAGCGTATGACAGGCCACAATTCTTCCTACGatattagcttgcgcagcggaatataaacaaaacaaataagctaaacattaaaagaaatacaaagactaagaaagacaagcaaactaattaacacgtcgatgtaacatggttcggagatatcTTACTCCtattccacggctgtccgtaaggtggacgatccttatccgtcggtggattagctccCGACAAACTCCGACTATCTCAAGTCGTTCCTTatggatggagaaacctcaccacaaaactcacaaacacttgagaac includes these proteins:
- the LOC122003880 gene encoding uncharacterized protein LOC122003880 produces the protein MTDDIYPPPSKPTTHPGGPPAFPPTKAQATDAAHQPSCSSPCLAAAFSLPSSSSLLSPVAISIPFTAYLDLNITSCNSNKKLVYHYDPIAFSNLFGALQPRRQTLPYVRPGHGERDPSLCVGFHLQSSIGQCDDVRLAVELRWVEVETGVNIGGLKTKQIDMKVLCEGLSVTLPAGKKAGVASPRDDCTVKLRLKIWKWQRQLH